One Thermodesulfobium sp. 4217-1 DNA window includes the following coding sequences:
- a CDS encoding SurA N-terminal domain-containing protein, giving the protein MKRIFLLFSLLLFVVLVNPSFADDKVLATVDGTNITQSQFDAFLNSLPANVDKTNPDVKTAVLNNLIDDVVLLNEAKKEGLESDPKVIQAIDNAKNQILVSFLLQKQLAGQSFDITDADVTNFYNQNSDKFKDKNGNLVPIDKVKDYIKQYLKNQKEQQAAQTYVDSLKKQDNIVINK; this is encoded by the coding sequence ATGAAGCGTATTTTTCTTTTGTTTTCTCTTTTGTTATTTGTAGTTCTGGTAAACCCTAGCTTTGCCGATGACAAAGTTTTGGCAACCGTTGACGGTACCAATATCACCCAGAGCCAGTTTGATGCATTTCTTAACAGTTTGCCTGCTAACGTAGACAAAACTAATCCTGATGTTAAGACAGCGGTCTTAAATAATTTGATAGATGATGTTGTTCTCTTGAATGAGGCAAAAAAAGAAGGTTTGGAAAGTGATCCAAAGGTAATACAGGCTATCGACAATGCTAAGAACCAGATTTTGGTTAGTTTCCTTTTGCAAAAGCAACTTGCCGGGCAAAGCTTTGACATAACTGATGCCGATGTTACAAATTTTTATAATCAGAACTCTGATAAGTTTAAAGATAAAAATGGCAATCTTGTGCCTATAGACAAAGTAAAAGACTACATTAAACAATATCTTAAAAACCAAAAAGAACAACAAGCAGCTCAGACTTATGTTGATTCCTTGAAGAAGCAAGATAATATAGTAATAAACAAGTAG
- the arsB gene encoding ACR3 family arsenite efflux transporter, with protein MDFFEKYLTVWVFACIFIGIFLGKAFPELFGRLSSLEISHVNLPIAILIWLMIYPMMLKIDFSAVLKIGNKPKGLLLTLFVNWMVKPFSMAFLGWLFFKHIFIGFIGPIMANEFLAGTIILAAAPCTAMVFVWSYLTDGDPAYTLVQVAVNDLLMLVLFAPIVMFLLGVSNIIVPDDVLIVSVLLYIVIPLVAGYISRSILIRSFGEDWFYTKYLNFFKPVTILALLATLIIIFAFQGDVILENWFVIILIAIPILIQVYFNSMLTYNLARILKIPHNIASPAALIGASNFFELAVAVTISLFGLQSGATLATVVGVLVEVPVMLSICGVCNRTKHWFPF; from the coding sequence ATGGACTTTTTTGAAAAATATCTTACAGTTTGGGTTTTTGCTTGTATTTTTATAGGGATTTTTCTTGGTAAGGCATTTCCTGAATTATTCGGTAGATTAAGTTCACTTGAAATTAGCCATGTAAATTTGCCTATTGCAATATTAATTTGGCTGATGATATACCCGATGATGCTGAAAATCGACTTTTCTGCAGTATTGAAGATAGGCAATAAGCCAAAAGGTCTTTTATTGACCTTATTTGTAAACTGGATGGTAAAGCCTTTTTCAATGGCATTTCTTGGCTGGTTATTTTTTAAGCATATCTTTATAGGTTTCATTGGTCCGATAATGGCCAATGAGTTTTTGGCTGGCACGATAATTTTAGCTGCTGCGCCCTGCACTGCAATGGTCTTTGTATGGAGCTATCTTACAGATGGGGATCCTGCATACACATTGGTTCAAGTAGCAGTAAACGATCTCTTAATGCTGGTTCTCTTTGCACCAATTGTAATGTTCCTTCTCGGCGTATCAAATATAATCGTTCCTGACGATGTTTTGATAGTATCTGTATTGCTGTATATAGTTATCCCTTTAGTAGCAGGATATATTTCAAGGAGTATCTTGATAAGATCGTTTGGAGAAGATTGGTTCTACACAAAGTATCTTAATTTTTTTAAGCCAGTTACAATCTTAGCGCTTCTTGCTACTCTTATCATTATATTTGCATTTCAGGGCGATGTAATTTTAGAAAATTGGTTTGTTATAATACTCATCGCAATACCTATACTCATTCAGGTTTATTTTAACTCTATGCTAACGTATAATCTTGCAAGAATTTTAAAAATTCCTCACAATATAGCTTCACCTGCAGCCTTGATAGGAGCGAGCAATTTTTTTGAATTAGCGGTAGCTGTGACTATTTCTTTGTTTGGCTTGCAGTCTGGTGCGACTCTTGCTACTGTAGTAGGCGTTCTCGTGGAGGTTCCTGTAATGCTATCTATATGTGGAGTCTGTAATAGGACTAAACATTGGTTCCCGTTTTAG
- the nrfD gene encoding NrfD/PsrC family molybdoenzyme membrane anchor subunit → MLGGQFLETAIWGLPIVIYPFLSGLMAGAFVIDSLAHLFGFKQFEPVAKLAATSSFAMVLIAALAPLVDSLQPAKAPLELYFRDHFPYSPLSVFIIIWTLYVILMFFEMYFDYRVENIEKSKLSGIRGSIARFLTFGNNNISKESLLKDRKALFIISAIGVPLAFAFHGYIGFVFGAIKARALWTSSVMMLMFITSAIVSGAALVTLLYVIGYSYYSKKNVVNIETLNALGIFMIFAIAFDLFLDFIDKLYSFRAYTEADVFHGWTLVYNAGGVLFFNYFVVQILLGLIIPLILLIFKPVRTSKLMMVIISIFVQVGVFAMRFNTVIGGQLLPKISQGTIIPEFPWLGFDGILSSIGLICLSIVIFFILGWLFGWEDSNKNGFENQTNSVDN, encoded by the coding sequence ATGCTAGGAGGACAATTTTTAGAAACTGCAATTTGGGGACTGCCAATAGTTATCTACCCATTTTTGTCGGGTTTGATGGCTGGGGCCTTTGTAATTGACTCTCTTGCCCACCTATTTGGGTTTAAACAGTTTGAGCCAGTTGCGAAGTTAGCTGCTACCTCAAGCTTTGCTATGGTTTTGATAGCTGCTCTTGCCCCATTGGTAGATAGTTTGCAACCAGCAAAAGCGCCATTGGAACTTTATTTTAGAGATCACTTTCCATATTCTCCACTGAGTGTGTTTATAATAATATGGACACTGTATGTAATATTAATGTTTTTTGAAATGTACTTTGACTATAGGGTCGAAAATATTGAGAAATCCAAGCTAAGCGGTATTAGGGGGTCTATAGCAAGGTTTTTGACTTTTGGCAACAATAATATTTCAAAAGAATCTCTGTTAAAAGACAGAAAGGCTCTTTTTATAATCTCTGCAATAGGCGTTCCTCTCGCATTCGCTTTTCACGGATACATTGGTTTTGTATTTGGCGCTATAAAAGCCAGGGCTTTGTGGACAAGTTCTGTTATGATGCTTATGTTTATAACCTCTGCCATTGTCTCAGGCGCAGCTCTTGTTACCTTGCTTTATGTCATTGGATATTCATATTACTCTAAGAAAAACGTTGTAAATATAGAAACGCTAAATGCCTTGGGAATATTTATGATATTTGCAATTGCATTTGATTTGTTTTTAGATTTTATTGATAAACTTTATTCATTTAGGGCATACACCGAAGCAGACGTATTCCACGGTTGGACTTTGGTTTATAATGCAGGTGGTGTTTTGTTCTTTAATTACTTTGTCGTTCAAATACTTCTTGGTCTAATAATACCGCTTATCTTGTTGATATTTAAACCCGTAAGGACGTCTAAGCTTATGATGGTAATAATCTCAATATTTGTTCAGGTAGGAGTTTTCGCAATGAGGTTCAATACAGTCATAGGCGGACAGCTACTACCGAAGATTTCTCAAGGTACCATTATTCCTGAATTTCCATGGCTTGGTTTTGATGGAATATTATCTTCAATTGGCTTGATTTGTTTGTCAATAGTAATATTTTTTATCCTTGGATGGCTGTTTGGTTGGGAAGATTCGAATAAGAATGGCTTTGAAAATCAAACAAATTCAGTAGACAATTAA
- a CDS encoding universal stress protein, which yields MAKTILAAIRDSVSDRSVLNMAIDLARDEEAKLVICHVINRSEDLGVFNPIAEAKIVCKAEKTLSVAADIAKQRGLDATKIVKIGKPSERIAELAKQLNATNIVLGNRKLRGLRQWLFSEFSTGFNLENATLVPVEK from the coding sequence ATGGCAAAAACAATTTTGGCAGCTATAAGGGATAGTGTATCTGACAGGAGCGTCTTAAATATGGCTATAGATCTGGCAAGAGATGAGGAAGCAAAACTTGTAATCTGTCACGTAATAAACAGATCTGAAGATCTGGGAGTTTTTAACCCAATAGCAGAAGCCAAGATCGTTTGTAAGGCAGAAAAGACACTCTCAGTTGCAGCTGACATAGCAAAGCAAAGGGGATTGGATGCTACAAAAATCGTAAAAATAGGAAAGCCGTCTGAAAGAATAGCTGAGTTAGCAAAACAATTAAATGCCACAAATATAGTTCTTGGCAATAGGAAGCTAAGAGGGCTAAGACAGTGGCTATTTTCAGAATTTAGCACAGGTTTTAATTTGGAAAATGCTACTCTTGTGCCCGTTGAAAAATAA
- a CDS encoding molecular chaperone TorD family protein produces MINNLDDFNLERKTIYNIISDIFILNPDKELCNRLSSLELWDFLGEYLEDKNTSEKCMNHILLALGDEKEMSRLNQIFEMSFVIPVANYFIPPFASAYISYKEFRDNNEFYSLPEELNTIYGNYGIDFSSIHRSDHISIICAFMSILIVSESKDKNSALLYEKNFFNRFILNWAHIFFEEISRKLEESFYKHFATLCKRFLEKEKTFFSTLS; encoded by the coding sequence TTGATAAACAACCTCGATGACTTTAACCTTGAAAGAAAAACTATATACAATATTATCTCTGATATTTTTATACTTAATCCTGATAAAGAACTTTGTAACAGACTATCAAGTTTAGAGTTATGGGATTTTCTTGGAGAGTATTTAGAAGATAAAAATACTTCTGAGAAATGTATGAATCACATATTGCTTGCTCTGGGTGACGAAAAAGAAATGTCGAGATTAAATCAGATATTCGAAATGTCTTTTGTGATACCTGTTGCGAATTATTTTATTCCACCCTTTGCAAGCGCTTATATTAGTTATAAGGAATTTCGGGATAATAACGAATTTTACTCATTGCCAGAGGAGCTGAACACTATATATGGTAATTATGGGATAGATTTTTCTAGCATTCATAGAAGCGACCATATTTCTATAATCTGCGCATTTATGTCTATTTTAATTGTCTCAGAAAGTAAGGATAAAAATAGTGCTCTGCTTTATGAAAAAAACTTTTTTAACAGATTTATTTTAAATTGGGCTCATATATTTTTTGAAGAAATATCTCGTAAGTTGGAAGAATCTTTTTATAAACACTTTGCCACATTGTGTAAAAGATTCTTAGAAAAGGAAAAAACTTTTTTTAGCACCCTATCTTAA
- a CDS encoding molybdopterin-dependent oxidoreductase, producing MNMNRRDFLKYLTFGVCAAGVGVGASQQDLPRYFGYDGKLIYPGRVENWPGVEVKFSTCKQCHSDCALMARVYKGTILKLDGSPYDIHDTEPQIKYSDSPKEAIMYVGSTFDTSKPYANGSHSLCARGQAGRQTVYDPYRIYKPLKRVGPRGSKKFKTISYEQLLDEIYNGGYLFKDVPGEENRFVEGFKQLWNDGKNRFVPANEQYPDFGPKTNQFVAYWGRAEGGQNNFITRFANAFGSVNSLPHVAVCELTHHVATHSVVPSNMLKPDQPNCELVLVFGSNYYQANFPMQTLARRSAEATSSGKKVVYIDPTGGNQISHADFVPIKPGGDGAFAMGMIRWIIENKRYNEKYLEVPNFDAATKQGEPNFSNSSYLVIVDKGNPNYGAFVDKGMVIDKQSGSPTKASDCTKANLWPTGYLSLEPVTVNGVQCMTAMQYLWQEVSSHSYDEYQKECGISKETFIKLADEFTSHGRKAVADIYRGAAMHANGYYNARAVMLLNVLIGNIDWKGGYINGAPSANYMNGPYDLAKWPNFVAPKGVKISREGSFYEKTSEYKKRSENGGNPFPAERPWFPFGFGIWHEIWGGTYFQYPYPVKILFQHMANPAWAQPGMGGADDESLMWIRMIKDLNKVPLFIASDIVIAESSSYADYIIPDATYLETWGMLPGFPTYPTSRISVRQPVIEPITEKTKDGKPITMENFLIDLAIKIGLPGFGKNAFLDGSQLTIREEYYLKMLVNIGMDDKTLLKLDGNKIVKQGPVPDGDAYDMKSVEEYMKKYPNALKGNEWKKAAYVLARGGRYEDYDVGYLPFGEPEWVTHRLGNSKNVIELYNETVAVTHNAITGERFDGCVRLEPPKNMMGQPIYEIYSRKEYPFMLSTYKVPIHSKSRTISDPWLLELLPGNFLEISEVDAKKLKLDNGDTVRLISPSYSKGIVCRVRIKFALRPGVITYSQAFGRWLYGSGEWYIDGKKYVGDPARNAGIHPNHLMLLDPSIAAKDGWTTVLQSDVAGGMVYYDTPVKIEKV from the coding sequence ATGAACATGAATAGAAGAGATTTCTTAAAGTATTTGACATTTGGAGTTTGTGCTGCTGGAGTCGGTGTGGGAGCGAGTCAGCAAGATCTGCCTAGATATTTTGGGTATGATGGTAAGCTGATTTATCCGGGTCGAGTAGAGAATTGGCCAGGAGTTGAGGTAAAGTTCTCAACATGTAAACAGTGTCACAGCGATTGTGCTCTGATGGCAAGAGTGTATAAGGGTACAATATTAAAGTTAGACGGTAGCCCTTATGACATTCACGATACAGAACCTCAAATTAAATACTCTGATTCACCAAAAGAGGCTATTATGTATGTGGGTTCTACCTTTGACACATCTAAACCTTATGCAAACGGCTCGCACTCGCTGTGTGCAAGAGGACAGGCTGGCAGGCAGACTGTTTACGATCCTTATAGGATATACAAACCATTGAAAAGAGTTGGACCAAGGGGTTCAAAAAAATTTAAAACAATATCTTATGAACAATTGCTTGATGAAATTTACAATGGCGGCTATCTGTTTAAAGATGTCCCAGGTGAAGAGAATAGATTTGTGGAAGGTTTTAAACAGCTCTGGAACGATGGTAAAAATAGATTTGTGCCAGCAAATGAACAATATCCTGATTTTGGTCCAAAAACTAATCAATTTGTGGCCTATTGGGGTAGGGCTGAAGGCGGGCAAAATAACTTCATTACCAGGTTCGCAAATGCCTTTGGGTCTGTAAACTCCCTGCCTCACGTTGCTGTTTGTGAGCTGACGCACCATGTGGCGACCCATTCAGTAGTTCCCTCTAACATGCTAAAGCCTGATCAGCCAAATTGTGAGTTGGTTTTAGTTTTTGGCTCTAATTATTATCAGGCTAACTTTCCGATGCAAACTCTGGCAAGAAGATCTGCTGAGGCCACGTCAAGCGGGAAAAAGGTAGTATATATTGACCCAACAGGAGGTAATCAAATATCACATGCTGATTTTGTGCCTATAAAACCTGGCGGCGACGGTGCTTTTGCAATGGGGATGATTAGATGGATTATAGAAAATAAAAGGTATAACGAAAAATACTTAGAAGTTCCTAATTTTGATGCAGCCACAAAGCAGGGAGAACCAAACTTTTCTAATTCAAGTTATTTGGTCATAGTTGATAAGGGCAATCCAAATTATGGTGCTTTTGTAGACAAGGGTATGGTCATAGATAAACAATCTGGCTCTCCAACTAAGGCATCTGATTGCACGAAAGCTAACTTGTGGCCTACAGGATATTTGTCTCTTGAACCTGTGACGGTAAATGGTGTGCAGTGTATGACGGCTATGCAATATCTATGGCAAGAAGTTTCATCACACAGTTATGATGAATATCAAAAAGAATGCGGCATTTCAAAAGAGACCTTTATAAAACTTGCAGATGAATTTACTTCACATGGAAGAAAGGCTGTTGCTGATATATATAGGGGTGCAGCAATGCATGCAAATGGCTATTACAATGCAAGGGCTGTCATGCTTCTAAATGTCCTGATAGGGAACATTGACTGGAAGGGAGGCTATATCAATGGCGCTCCTTCAGCAAATTATATGAATGGCCCATACGACCTTGCGAAATGGCCGAATTTTGTTGCGCCAAAGGGCGTAAAAATTTCGAGAGAGGGCAGCTTTTACGAGAAAACGAGTGAATACAAGAAGAGGTCTGAAAATGGCGGCAATCCCTTTCCTGCTGAAAGACCATGGTTTCCATTCGGATTTGGGATATGGCATGAGATATGGGGTGGAACTTATTTCCAGTATCCATACCCTGTAAAGATACTCTTTCAGCACATGGCAAACCCTGCATGGGCACAGCCAGGTATGGGCGGAGCTGATGATGAGTCTTTGATGTGGATAAGGATGATAAAAGATTTAAATAAAGTACCATTGTTTATTGCAAGCGATATTGTCATAGCTGAGAGCTCTAGCTATGCCGATTACATAATTCCTGATGCAACGTATTTGGAAACATGGGGTATGCTGCCAGGATTTCCAACATATCCTACTTCAAGAATATCTGTAAGACAGCCTGTAATTGAGCCCATAACAGAGAAGACCAAAGATGGTAAGCCTATTACAATGGAAAACTTCTTAATAGATCTTGCGATAAAAATTGGTTTGCCAGGCTTTGGTAAGAACGCCTTTTTGGACGGTTCTCAGCTGACTATTCGTGAAGAGTATTATTTAAAGATGTTGGTAAACATAGGAATGGATGACAAGACCCTATTAAAGCTTGATGGTAACAAGATTGTAAAACAAGGACCCGTTCCTGATGGGGATGCCTATGATATGAAAAGCGTTGAAGAATATATGAAAAAATATCCAAATGCTTTGAAGGGAAATGAATGGAAAAAGGCTGCTTATGTATTAGCCAGAGGCGGACGCTATGAAGATTATGATGTTGGATATCTGCCATTTGGTGAACCCGAATGGGTAACACACAGGCTGGGCAACAGCAAAAATGTCATTGAACTCTACAACGAAACGGTCGCGGTTACACACAACGCTATTACTGGAGAACGATTCGATGGATGTGTGAGACTTGAGCCGCCAAAGAATATGATGGGACAGCCTATATATGAGATTTACTCAAGGAAAGAATATCCATTTATGCTTTCTACTTACAAGGTTCCTATACATTCAAAGTCGAGGACTATTTCAGATCCGTGGTTGTTAGAGCTGTTGCCTGGAAACTTCCTTGAGATAAGTGAGGTTGACGCAAAAAAATTAAAATTAGATAATGGAGATACCGTAAGACTGATCTCTCCTTCCTACTCAAAGGGTATTGTTTGCAGGGTGAGAATAAAATTTGCACTTAGGCCGGGAGTAATTACTTATTCTCAAGCTTTTGGAAGATGGCTTTATGGTTCTGGAGAATGGTATATCGACGGTAAAAAATATGTTGGAGATCCGGCAAGAAATGCAGGCATTCATCCAAACCACTTGATGCTCTTAGATCCTTCTATAGCGGCAAAAGATGGATGGACCACGGTACTTCAAAGCGATGTTGCGGGCGGTATGGTTTATTATGATACTCCTGTAAAGATTGAAAAGGTATAA
- a CDS encoding NAD(P)/FAD-dependent oxidoreductase, with protein MGQIHPRAIEQRDGSYAIKLKSTTGLVTPEYLEEVAKIAKKYNVRQLKILTGQRFFLIGIQPENVNKIIEELTNDMGFNVEPSLHYVQACVGNTTCKYGTLDSLSLGKKIEDLVYFEKVPAKLKIGISGCTLNCGEAFIRDIGVFSGGKGWVLVIGGNSGRKPRIGDIVADELSDDQVLDIIKKFLNLYKEKGDYKVEGRYGMSERVARFVERLGIDAIKNEILA; from the coding sequence ATGGGACAGATACATCCAAGAGCGATAGAGCAAAGAGACGGCAGTTATGCTATAAAATTAAAGTCTACGACTGGGCTGGTTACGCCTGAGTATTTAGAAGAAGTTGCAAAAATTGCAAAGAAATACAATGTACGCCAGTTAAAGATCTTAACTGGTCAGAGATTTTTCTTGATTGGGATTCAACCAGAAAACGTGAACAAGATAATAGAAGAGCTTACAAACGATATGGGCTTCAACGTAGAGCCTTCACTTCACTACGTTCAGGCATGTGTTGGCAACACTACTTGCAAATATGGGACTCTTGACAGCCTTAGTCTGGGGAAGAAGATTGAAGACCTTGTATATTTTGAAAAAGTTCCTGCAAAATTAAAAATTGGTATATCAGGATGTACTCTAAATTGCGGCGAGGCTTTTATTAGAGACATAGGAGTCTTCTCGGGAGGAAAAGGTTGGGTTTTGGTAATTGGCGGAAACTCTGGCAGAAAACCCAGAATTGGAGATATTGTAGCAGACGAGCTTAGCGACGATCAAGTTCTGGACATCATAAAAAAATTCCTAAACCTCTACAAAGAAAAAGGCGATTATAAAGTAGAAGGAAGATATGGTATGAGCGAGCGAGTCGCCCGATTCGTAGAGAGACTAGGTATAGATGCCATCAAAAATGAAATATTAGCATAG
- the dsrO gene encoding sulfate reduction electron transfer complex DsrMKJOP subunit DsrO has product MSYRSDFSLKEADDDANQERLSANFMSWLVKSIALGLGGLFALSILNSSDSADAAEKNNANLPTGPINNHRWMGWENPVLDDKDGWNDWDKLLNPKNLPVWYDNFHEIDKTKPKHHWVMVIDTRKCVGCQACVIACKSENNVPLGVFRTVVQVMETGSMESSPNGMVVTDDGNYEPNVKKFMLPRLCNHCDEPPCVEACPVKATFKRQDGIVLVDYEKCIGCGTCIEACPYNMRFFNPVTKTADKCTLCVHRIDAGLEPACVTSCVGRARIFGDLNDPKSEVSRLISQYPTARLKMSQGTEPQVFYIDLNGNLEGNTSMDKVFMEYTYTIGFNTTAYKKLGGEVDLPKIEEHKNPFKEFEK; this is encoded by the coding sequence GTGAGCTACCGCAGCGATTTTTCGTTAAAAGAAGCAGATGACGATGCTAACCAAGAACGTCTATCAGCTAATTTTATGTCTTGGTTGGTCAAAAGCATCGCATTGGGTCTGGGTGGTCTATTTGCTTTAAGTATACTCAATTCATCAGATAGCGCAGATGCTGCAGAAAAAAATAATGCTAATTTGCCTACCGGTCCAATTAATAATCACAGATGGATGGGATGGGAAAATCCCGTTCTTGATGACAAAGATGGCTGGAATGATTGGGATAAGTTATTAAATCCCAAAAATTTACCTGTTTGGTATGACAATTTTCACGAAATTGACAAAACTAAACCAAAACACCACTGGGTAATGGTAATTGATACTAGAAAGTGCGTGGGTTGCCAGGCCTGTGTAATTGCTTGTAAGAGTGAGAACAACGTCCCATTAGGGGTGTTCAGGACGGTTGTGCAAGTAATGGAAACTGGTTCAATGGAAAGCTCCCCAAACGGTATGGTTGTTACAGATGATGGAAACTATGAACCTAATGTTAAGAAATTTATGCTCCCTAGGCTTTGCAATCACTGTGATGAACCACCCTGTGTGGAGGCCTGTCCTGTAAAAGCAACTTTTAAGAGGCAAGACGGAATAGTTCTAGTAGACTATGAAAAGTGTATTGGGTGCGGCACTTGTATAGAGGCATGTCCATATAATATGAGATTTTTTAATCCTGTTACAAAAACTGCTGATAAGTGTACTTTGTGCGTTCATAGAATTGATGCAGGTCTTGAGCCGGCATGCGTTACCAGCTGCGTGGGCAGGGCAAGAATTTTTGGTGATTTAAACGATCCAAAGAGCGAAGTGTCCAGGCTTATTAGCCAGTACCCTACTGCCAGATTAAAAATGTCTCAGGGGACAGAGCCTCAAGTCTTTTATATTGATCTGAACGGAAATCTTGAGGGTAATACGAGTATGGACAAGGTTTTTATGGAATATACATACACTATAGGTTTTAATACTACAGCTTATAAAAAGCTTGGCGGTGAAGTTGATTTGCCAAAAATTGAAGAGCACAAGAATCCGTTTAAAGAATTCGAAAAATAG
- a CDS encoding cupin domain-containing protein, with protein MVRKSSTLEKVKRLDPIGGKGELESIALLQPDDFKGKGRMFAHNFLKPGSSIGLHTHTGDFEIYYILNGEGIFVDNGEDVLVSKGDVLITYDGENHALKNTGNVDIEFLACIIFS; from the coding sequence ATGGTCAGGAAGTCTAGCACTTTGGAAAAGGTAAAGCGCCTTGATCCTATAGGAGGCAAGGGAGAATTAGAGAGCATTGCCCTTTTACAGCCTGATGATTTTAAAGGAAAAGGGAGGATGTTCGCACACAATTTTTTGAAACCAGGTTCTTCTATAGGCCTTCATACTCATACGGGAGACTTTGAAATATATTACATATTAAATGGCGAGGGAATATTTGTAGATAACGGTGAAGACGTTCTGGTTTCAAAGGGCGATGTTTTGATTACTTACGACGGTGAAAACCATGCTTTAAAAAATACTGGCAATGTGGATATAGAATTTTTAGCCTGTATCATATTTAGTTAG